In the Drosophila gunungcola strain Sukarami unplaced genomic scaffold, Dgunungcola_SK_2 000001F, whole genome shotgun sequence genome, one interval contains:
- the LOC128262242 gene encoding uncharacterized protein LOC128262242 encodes MGWFDNICAESRSNFFLSEQAYKVQFKSSKDLMSADECYSFIKKNTKPRELIQQEQLWKIPILLVCLGCIMVILIAFCFIFQCLVKRVQHARLPNQFEFDICQVEKSKIKSPVDRASQSEPPIPPDDTCCSCLKVK; translated from the coding sequence ATGGGTTGGTTTGACAATATTTGTGCTGAAAGTCGatcaaattttttcttaagcGAGCAAGCATATAAAGTTCAGTTTAAATCAAGCAAAGATCTCATGAGCGCAGATGAGTGCTACAGctttataaaaaagaatacTAAGCCCAGAGAATTAATACAACAAGAGCAACTGTGGAAAATTCCCATACTTCTTGTCTGTTTGGGCTGCATTATGGTCATATTGATCGCGTTTTGCTTCATTTTTCAGTGCTTGGTAAAAAGGGTACAGCACGCAAGACTGCCCAACCAGTTTGAATTTGACATTTGCCAAGTTGAAAAGTCGAAAATTAAATCACCCGTGGACAGAGCTAGCCAAAGCGAACCACCAATACCCCCAGATGATACTTGCTGTTCCTGTTTGAAAGTCAAGTAA